The Xanthomonas sontii genome contains a region encoding:
- a CDS encoding CocE/NonD family hydrolase, with amino-acid sequence MRMSVSRRIALGAMLLVFSAAAAAAGFTKQYQSIPSFDGTKLGALVLVPQGQGPGPFPLVVMPASWSLPNLEYVGRASELANDGYVVVSYTSRGFWDSQGLIDIAGAPTVEDVSAVIDWALANTPADAKAIGVSGISYGAGTSLLAAARDPRIKAVTALSGWADLQASLYANSTVSQQGVGLLVAAGVATGRPGPDLARITAHVAVGDYDGAVQGFLPKAAERGVINEVQALNRNGPAVLLANAFNDGLFPPNQYINLYNRLSVPKHLMFSQGDHATAELPGALGLPNQVYTEATRWFDRYLKGRDNGVDREAPVQLATLGGTWLSYADWNSVQAGATRYGLTGPSGLLLPTGSLTSGNSSGWNYRIATGVPTLADSGVVMVSGLLQGLGQPVTTSIPLVSRVGAAVWSGPVLSSDKRLAGAPSLRLTVTPSQSNVSLFAYLYSMDGTGSAQLLSHVPYTLRNATPGTPVTLDLALQATAVEIPAGRRLVLVVDTTDPRYTSASRFGGTVSFSSPAATPSFLSVPLH; translated from the coding sequence ATGCGCATGTCCGTGTCACGTCGCATCGCCCTCGGCGCGATGTTGCTGGTGTTCTCCGCCGCCGCGGCCGCGGCCGGCTTCACCAAGCAGTACCAGAGCATTCCCAGTTTCGACGGCACCAAGCTCGGCGCGCTTGTCCTGGTGCCGCAAGGGCAGGGGCCGGGGCCATTCCCGCTGGTGGTGATGCCGGCCAGCTGGTCGTTACCCAACCTGGAATACGTGGGCCGCGCCAGCGAACTGGCCAACGACGGCTACGTGGTGGTCAGCTACACCTCGCGCGGCTTCTGGGATTCGCAGGGGCTGATCGACATCGCCGGGGCACCGACGGTGGAGGACGTCAGCGCAGTGATCGACTGGGCGCTGGCCAACACCCCGGCCGACGCCAAGGCGATCGGCGTCTCGGGCATCTCCTACGGCGCCGGCACCAGCCTGCTCGCCGCCGCGCGCGACCCGCGCATCAAGGCGGTGACCGCGCTCAGCGGCTGGGCCGACCTGCAGGCCTCGCTGTACGCCAACAGCACCGTGAGCCAACAGGGTGTGGGCCTGCTGGTTGCCGCCGGGGTCGCCACCGGTCGGCCCGGTCCGGACCTGGCGCGGATCACCGCACACGTGGCGGTGGGCGACTACGACGGCGCGGTGCAGGGCTTCCTGCCCAAGGCGGCCGAACGCGGCGTGATCAACGAGGTGCAGGCGCTCAACCGCAACGGCCCGGCGGTGCTGCTGGCCAATGCGTTCAACGACGGCCTGTTCCCGCCGAACCAGTACATCAACCTCTACAACCGGCTCAGCGTGCCCAAGCACCTGATGTTCAGCCAGGGCGACCACGCCACTGCCGAGCTGCCGGGCGCGCTGGGCCTGCCGAACCAGGTGTATACCGAGGCCACGCGCTGGTTCGACCGTTACCTGAAGGGCCGCGACAACGGCGTGGACCGTGAAGCGCCGGTGCAACTGGCGACCCTCGGCGGCACCTGGCTCAGTTATGCCGACTGGAACAGCGTACAGGCCGGCGCCACCCGCTACGGCCTGACCGGCCCCAGCGGCCTGTTGTTGCCGACCGGGTCGCTGACCAGCGGCAACAGCAGCGGCTGGAACTACCGCATCGCCACCGGCGTGCCGACCCTGGCCGATTCCGGCGTGGTGATGGTCAGTGGTCTGTTGCAGGGCCTCGGCCAGCCGGTAACCACCTCGATTCCGCTGGTCAGTCGGGTGGGTGCCGCAGTGTGGAGCGGCCCGGTGCTGTCCAGCGACAAGCGCCTGGCCGGCGCGCCCTCGCTGCGCCTGACGGTGACCCCGAGCCAGTCCAACGTGTCGTTGTTCGCTTATCTGTACAGCATGGACGGCACGGGTTCGGCGCAGTTGCTGAGCCATGTGCCGTACACCCTGCGCAACGCGACGCCGGGCACGCCGGTGACGCTCGACCTGGCGCTGCAGGCGACCGCGGTCGAGATCCCGGCCGGCCGCCGCCTGGTGCTGGTGGTGGACACCACCGATCCGCGCTACACCTCGGCCAGCCGTTTCGGCGGCACCGTGAGCTTCAGCTCGCCAGCGGCGACGCCGTCGTTTTTGAGCGTGCCGTTACATTGA